A region from the Gloeocapsa sp. PCC 73106 genome encodes:
- a CDS encoding acyl-CoA synthetase, whose protein sequence is MNLPLINCAQRHPYSIAIAFADQTYTYGDLLYASSQIASKLLQNEEDLQEKRVAFLIAPSFEYVATQWGIWRAGGIAVPLCTAHPRPELEYVITNSGASILVADPDLAARLEPIARERNLPLILTSDTLPVQLKTLPEISISRRALILYTSGTTGKPKGVVTTHHNIQSQVMSLITAWEWTSSDRILQVLPLHHIHGVINVLTCALWVGAQCQMMPKFDAELVWQKFCQSDLTIFMAVPTVYVKLIAAWEKADADRQRIMSEACAKMRLMVCGSAALPVQVLEKWQSISGHILLERYGMTEIGMALSNPLRGKREAGSVGKPLPSVEVRLVDDQGYVASQKTGEIQVKGPGVFLEYWQNSEATAKCFRDGWFCTGDLAVIEDDNYRILGRISVDIIKTGGYKVSALEIEEILRTHPDIEECAVVGIPDLEWGERVGVALVVRSPRVARKARSPQGLTLEALRMWAKERLAVYKIPSRMLIVEELPRNTMGKVTKPKVVDLFKD, encoded by the coding sequence ATGAATCTACCCCTAATTAATTGTGCTCAGAGACACCCATATTCCATAGCGATCGCCTTTGCAGATCAAACCTATACTTATGGTGATTTACTCTATGCTTCTAGTCAAATAGCGAGCAAATTACTGCAAAATGAAGAAGATCTCCAAGAAAAGCGGGTAGCCTTTCTCATTGCTCCTAGTTTTGAGTATGTGGCTACTCAATGGGGTATTTGGCGCGCCGGCGGTATAGCTGTGCCCTTATGTACTGCTCATCCTCGTCCAGAATTAGAGTACGTTATTACTAATTCAGGCGCATCAATTCTAGTGGCTGATCCTGATTTAGCAGCTAGATTAGAACCGATCGCTCGAGAGAGAAATTTACCCTTGATTCTCACCTCAGACACTCTTCCAGTACAACTTAAGACTCTTCCAGAGATTAGCATCAGTAGACGCGCTTTAATTCTCTACACAAGTGGTACAACTGGTAAACCTAAGGGGGTGGTGACAACGCATCACAACATTCAATCTCAAGTGATGAGTTTAATTACAGCTTGGGAATGGACATCGAGCGATCGCATTTTACAGGTGTTGCCTCTACATCACATTCATGGAGTTATAAATGTATTAACTTGTGCCTTGTGGGTAGGTGCCCAATGTCAGATGATGCCTAAATTTGACGCTGAACTAGTATGGCAGAAATTTTGTCAAAGTGATTTAACTATATTTATGGCTGTACCCACTGTATACGTTAAGCTGATTGCTGCTTGGGAAAAAGCTGACGCCGATCGCCAAAGAATCATGTCAGAAGCTTGTGCTAAAATGCGCCTGATGGTTTGTGGTTCCGCGGCTTTACCCGTTCAAGTATTGGAAAAGTGGCAAAGCATTAGTGGTCATATTCTATTAGAACGTTATGGTATGACAGAAATTGGCATGGCTTTGTCAAATCCCTTGCGGGGTAAAAGAGAAGCTGGATCTGTGGGTAAACCCCTTCCCTCTGTGGAAGTACGATTAGTAGATGATCAAGGATACGTAGCATCTCAGAAAACTGGTGAAATTCAAGTAAAAGGTCCTGGGGTATTTTTAGAATATTGGCAAAACTCCGAAGCAACCGCTAAATGTTTTCGAGATGGTTGGTTTTGTACCGGAGATTTAGCCGTAATAGAAGACGATAACTACCGCATTTTGGGTAGAATTAGCGTAGATATCATTAAAACTGGCGGTTACAAGGTTTCTGCTCTAGAAATTGAGGAGATACTGCGAACCCATCCAGATATCGAGGAATGTGCCGTGGTGGGAATTCCCGATCTAGAGTGGGGTGAGCGAGTTGGGGTAGCGTTGGTAGTGCGATCACCAAGGGTGGCGCGCAAAGCGCGATCGCCCCAAGGTTTGACCCTAGAAGCTTTGAGAATGTGGGCAAAAGAACGATTAGCAGTCTATAAGATACCATCTCGAATGCTCATAGTCGAGGAATTACCCCGTAATACTATGGGAAAAGTGACTAAACCAAAAGTTGTCGACCTATTTAAAGATTGA